Proteins encoded together in one Lutra lutra chromosome 4, mLutLut1.2, whole genome shotgun sequence window:
- the C1QA gene encoding complement C1q subcomponent subunit A has translation MEAPWGWLVGCVLAISLASTVTQDVCRAPDGRAGAAGPPGRDGRPGLKGERGEPGAPGMRTGIQGLKGDPGDPGPPGKPGNMGFPGPSGPLGLPGSPGLKGIKGNPGNIKDQPRPAFSAIRRNPPKGGNVVLFDTIITNQEGPYQNHTGRFLCAVPGYYYFTFQVVSKWDICLSIVSSGRDQFRRSLGFCDTNSKGIFQVVSGGTVLQLQQGDQVWIEKDPVKGRIYQGPEVDSVFSGFLIFPSI, from the exons ATGGAGGCCCCATGGGGCTGGCTGGTGGGCTGTGTGCTGGCCATATCCTTGGCCTCTACAGTGACCCAGGATGTGTGCCGAGCACCGGACGGGAGGGCCGGGGCTGCAGGACCACCCGGCCGAGACGGACGGCCAGGCCTCAAGGGGGAGCGAGGGGAGCCAG GGGCTCCCGGCATGCGGACAGGCATCCAAGGCCTTAAAGGAGACCCGGGGGACCCTGGGCCCCCTGGAAAGCCTGGCAACATGGGCTTTCCTGGACCCAGTGGCCCCCTGGGGCTCCCTGGCTCCCCAGGACTGAAAGGCATCAAGGGCAACCCAGGAAACATCAAGGACCAGCCACGGCCGGCCTTCTCAGCCATAAGACGGAACCCCCCCAAGGGTGGCAACGTGGTCCTCTTCGACACGATCATCACCAACCAGGAAGGCCCGTACCAGAACCACACGGGCCGGTTCCTCTGTGCTGTGCCGGGTTACTACTATTTCACTTTCCAGGTGGTGTCCAAGTGGGACATCTGCCTGTCCATCGTGTCGTCTGGGAGGGACCAGTTCCGGCGCTCCTTGGGCTTCTGTGACACCAACAGCAAGGGGATCTTCCAGGTGGTGTCCGGGGGCACGGTTCTCCAGCTGCAGCAAGGAGACCAGGTCTGGATTGAGAAAGACCCCGTCAAAGGCCGCATTTACCAGGGCCCGGAGGTGGATAGTGTCTTTAGCGGCTTCCTCATCTTCCCGTCCATCTGA